A section of the Sander vitreus isolate 19-12246 chromosome 19, sanVit1, whole genome shotgun sequence genome encodes:
- the LOC144534539 gene encoding RNA-binding protein 4.1-like, whose protein sequence is MVKIFIGNLSQHTEKEDIEALFTQYGTVTECAKYKNYAFVHMEDRKSATKAIRELHLHKLNGRPINVEPSRGKDQYPVKLHIANVEKGFDDELRALFEEYGTVRECAIVKNFAFVHMDSSDEAMDAIKGLDNTEFQGKRIHVQISKSRPRGEEEEYPHPPPGRGGYYPPRFPGERPEHPYRERMPAYAPLPPPPPPPRRASYPDRGYGERDAYGMVDFYEKYRARPYSMAGYDGRRSSDPPPPPPPSALVRERLGMGPPDPYDRRPLPPPPPPSYMARDRSPIRRAPPPPAPSAGNGYSYERSRLSPLSRAPMYAPPMYGAPRPRDSFSERGPPPPPPRYAGY, encoded by the exons ATGGTCAAGATCTTCATTGGGAACCTGTCTCAGCACACTGAGAAGGAGGACATTGAAGCTCTGTTTACCCAATATGGCACAGTGACAGAATGTGCCAAGTACAAAAACTATGCTTTTGTCCATATGGAAGACCGCAAGTCTGCCACCAAAGCCATCCGTGAGCTCCATCTCCATAAGCTGAATGGCAGACCCATCAATGTGGAGCCCAGCAGAGGGAAGGACCAGTACCCTGTGAAGCTCCACATCGCCAACGTAGAAAAGGGCTTCGACGACGAGCTCCGTGCCCTGTTTGAAGAGTATGGCACAGTCAGAGAGTGCGCCATTGTCAAGAACTTCGCCTTTGTACACATGGACAGTTCTGATGAGGCCATGGATGCCATAAAGGGCCTGGACAACACAGAGTTTCAAG gaaAGCGCATACACGTTCAGATATCAAAAAGCAGacccagaggagaggaggaggagtaccCACACCCTCCGCCAGGCAGAGGAGGCTATTATCCTCCCCGCTTCCCAGGGGAGAGGCCCGAGCATCCCTACAGAGAGCGCATGCCCGCTTACGCTCCTCTGCCTCCGCCGCCCCCTCCCCCGAGACGGGCATCGTATCCCGACCGTGGCTATGGCGAGCGTGACGCCTACGGGATGGTCGATTTCTATGAGAAATACAGAGCCCGCCCTTACAGCATGGCTGGCTACGATGGCAGGCGTTCCAGTGACCCCCCTCCTCCGCCTCCCCCCTCTGCACTGGTTAGAGAACGTCTCGGCATGGGTCCCCCTGACCCGTACGACCGCCGTCcgctccctccccctcctcctccgtcCTACATGGCCCGGGATCGAAGCCCCATCAGACGAGCCCCGCCTCCGCCCGCTCCCTCAGCTGGTAACGGGTACTCCTACGAGCGGTCCCGGCTGTCCCCGCTGTCCAGGGCTCCCATGTATGCTCCGCCGATGTACGGAGCTCCTCGCCCGAGGGACTCCTTCTCAGAGAGAGG